CATGGCCATATTTGGAAAGGCCGATTATATGCCGCAATCCTTGCCTACAAGCATGAAAATATACTTAATTCTAAAGAGTGTATCTACTGGAATTTTGTCACTGTTTTGACACATAGAAATGGTATTACTGCCAGGACGCATTTCATCACCATTTGCGGGCCGCATTCTTGCCGGTACAGCGACATTGCATCACTGGGTCCGAACGCGCGATCAAGGACCGCGCGCCGGCATTATGCAAGATTGATCAGAGCGATTCTTCACGCGGATTGCGCGACCACAGCAACTCCATCACGGCTTGCAGCGAATCGCCATCGAACAGCAGACCGGCTACCGCATTGGTGATCGGCATATCGACACCGCGCTCCTGCGCCAGCGCGCGCACTGCAGCGGCGCAACGAACCCCCTCGGCCACGTGACCGAGTTCGGTCACGATCGATTCCAGTTTCTTGCCTTGCGCCAGCCCCAACCCGACTCGGCGATTACGCGACAGGTCGCCGGTGCAGGTCAGGATCAGATCGCCGACGCCCGACAATCCCATGAAAGTTTCGCTGCGGCCGCCAAGCGCCACGCCCAACCGCGTGATTTCTGCCAGGCCACGGGTAATCAGCGCCGCCCGCGCGTTGAGGCCGAGTCCCAAGCCATCGGCAACGCCAGTGGCGATCGCCAGAATATTCTTTACCGCGCCACCAACTTCGACACCGACCAGATCATCGGTCGAGTAGACCCGGATATGCCCGCCATGCACAGCCGCAACCACTTGCTCGCACAACCCCGCGTGTCCGCTGGCGACCGACAACGCACACGGCAGGCCGCGTGCGACTTCCTGCGCGAAGGAAGGCCCGGACAGTGCCGCGGCAGGAATCGCCGAACCCAGGACCTGCTGCACGATCTGGTGCGGCAACAGACGGGTGCTCTCTTCGAAGCCTTTGCATAACCAGACGATATTGGGGATCGGATGTGCCTTCAATTGCTGCGCCAGTTCGCGCAAGCCGGCCACCGAAGACGCCACGATCAGCAGCGCTTCGCTGTTGGCGGCAACGGCCTCGGTCGTCACATGCTGGACGGCTTGCTCGAAATCGGCGCTGAGCACCAGATTGTCCGGCAGCGGGAAGCCTGGAAGATAAGCAGTGTTTTCGCGCTGCGCGGCAGCGGCGGCCATGGTATCCGGATTGCGCCCCCACAGCATTACCCGATGCCGCTGCGCCAACGCGATCGCCAGCGCAGTACCCCAGGCTCCGGCGCCAAGCACGGTGATATTCATGGAAGGGATGGTAAGGTCAGATGACACGGGTGGCTACTCGCGGTTTCTATAATTCAGGCACAAGGACCGAGAAGATACCTGTCAGCGCGATGCAATGACGGTCTTGTGCCCGATTTGGTTGGTGAATTGGGAATTATCGGTAACAGGCCTGAACTCAGTCGCCCCACACCTCGGTCGCCTTGACATACCCGGTCTGGCCGTCGCGATGACGCACCTTGGCCCAGCCGGACGCCACTGGATCAACCAATTCCAGCAATACGCCTTTATCCGCGCTGAATACTACCGGCGCTGCATCGTCAGGATTGGCGCGGATCTTGGCGTTGGCGACGCTGACCTGCAGATTGCGTTTGGCGACAAGACCCTTGGACTGCAGCCATGACAGATCGCCGCTGGCATCGCGCACCTTCGTCCATTCGCCGTAAGTCAGCACCACTTCGACCGGCATGCCGCGCGGTGCGACTGCTACGCGACGGCCTTTTTCAGACGGCGCATCGTACAGGATCACCGGCGCAGCGCCAACCGCCTTGAAATCGAGCGCATGCGCAGAATTGGCGAGACCAAGCAGGCTTCCCAGCAACAGCGTGGCGGAAGCGGCTATGCGTGCAAATTTCATCTAATGGTCTCCAAATGTGGCTCTTGCTGGCCGGGACGGATAACGTTGCGCTCGCCGTCCTGCTCGTGCCTGCCAGTTTTTCCCTGTGCCCGAAGCCTGAGACCTGCTTGCATCAAGCAAAGTTTCCCCGCAACCGACAACTTTACGGTCTGCTCAACCAACAACTGCAGAGGGCCAGCTCATCGCGCAGACGCGTGGCTTGGCCCTGTTTTGTTCCACAACGGCTAAGGGCACCTCTAAAAATCTACTGGATGCGACGATTTTTCGAGGCTTCCCAAAGCCACGCGGGATTAGTTGATTGCGGTCGAGCCGTCAACTGCGATGCTGTCGCCGCTACCCTTTTGCTGTTGCTCAGCCAGTGCTTGCAGGCGCTGCTGGTAGAACACTTCAAAATTGATTTCGGCCAGGTGGATCGGCGGGAAGCCGGCGCGAGTGATGGCATCGGCCAGGTTGGCGCGCAGGTAAGGGTAAACGATGTTCGGGCAGCCGATGCCGAGCAGCGGATCCAGCTGTTCGGTCGGGATATTGCGCAGTTCGAAAATACCGGCTTGCTTGCCTTCAACCAGGAACGCTACCTTATCCTTGACCTTGGCGGTCACTGTGACTGTCACGGTCGATTCGAAAATGCCTTCGGCCAACGCTTCGGCGCCAACGTCTACCGCGACTTCGATCTGCGGAGCGTCCTGCTCAAGGAAAATGGCCGGCGAATTCGGTTGTTCAAGCGACAAATCCTTCAGGTACACGCGTTGAATCTGGAACACCGGTTGTGCCGCTTGTTCTGCTTGTTGGTTCTCTTCAGCCATGACACTCTTTCAGTTAATTTTAAAATAAGTTAAATAACGGCAAACGCCATCCCTTGCAACCGGTAACAATAACAGCTATTACCGAAAATCAGGCATTTTGCAGCAGGGGCTCAAGCTTGCCATCACGATCAAGCGCATGCAAGTCATCGAAGCCGCCAACGTGCGTTTCTCCGATATATATTTGCGGCACGGTGCGACGCCCGGTCTTCTGCATCATCGTATCGCGCTGGGAAGGATCGAGGTCGATTCTGATCTTTTCGATATTTTCCACACCTTTAGCCTTTAACAATTGTTCGGCGCGGATGCAATATGGGCATACGGCAGTGCTATACATTACAACGTGAGCAGTCATGACTCTTCCTTTCAGGGCCTGGGCCGGGCAGTAATCACTCCGGTCCAGCTTATTCAATCCGCATGGGGCGCAGGGTGGGTAAAAAAGCTATCCAACTTACCTACTCCAGGACGGGGTAATTTATTTGACGGTCGGCAAACCCTGAGTCTGCCAGGCGGCAATCCCGCCTTCCAGGCTATACGCCTGTGCAAAGCCAGCCTGGGCCAGCTGTGCAACGGCTTTCGACGACTGGGTTCCGGTCTGGCACACCACCACTACAGTCTTTGCTTTAAACTTGTCCAATTCGGCGATACGCTGCGGCAAGTCCTTTAACGGAATGTTCTTGGCGTCGATCAGGTGGCTGGCGGCAAAGGCATCGCTATCGCGCACGTCCAGTATCAATGTTTTACCCTGATTAATGAATTGGGTCGCTTGCAGGGTCGTTACCCGATTACCGCGTTTTTGCAACAATGGCAGCAACAGTGCGCCACCAGACAAAATTGCTACGGCAACCAGAAAAATGTTATCAATCAAGAATTTCACAGGGATCCAATGGTATTAGTCAATCCCGCCATTATAAAATAGAAGCTGCAGCGCCATTCAATTCGTATCGGGTCCCGCGAAAAAGTCTGGTGCGTTGTTGCTATTGCATCGTGGCCAACAAGCATGAATTTTGCAGTTTCGCAGTTTATATCTCATGCTTTCTTTGTAATTTAACCTTTTATCTGATCAGTTGAGGACAGAGTAATTCGCCACGCTGCGGTGGCTCTTAAACTCTGTCCCGCAATTTACTATGTATAAAATCGTATTGATGCGCCACGGCGAATCCACCTGGAACCTGGCCAACCGCTTCACCGGCTGGGTCGATGTTGACCTCACAGAAAAAGGCGTGGCCGAAGCCAAGCAAGCCGGGAATTTGCTGAAACAGGCCGGCTTCACCTTCGACCTGGCGTACACATCGGTGCTCAAGCGCGCCATCCGCACGCTGTGGGGCACACTCGACGAAATGGATCTGATGTGGCTGCCGGTCAAGCACAGCTGGCGCCTCAACGAGCGCCACTACGGCGCGTTGCAAGGCTTGAACAAGGCAGAAACCGCGGCCAAGTACGGCGACGAGCAAGTCATGGCGTGGCGCCGCAGCTACGACACCCCGCCGCTGCCGCTGGAACCAAGCGATCCGCGTACCTCTTACAACGATCCGCGCTACGCCGGCCTGAAACGCGAAGAAATCCCGCTGACCGAATGCCTGAAGGATACTGTGGCCCGCGTCCTGCCATTCTGGAACGACGAAATCGCACCGGCAATCCGCAGCGGCAAGCGCATCATCATCTCGGCCCATGGCAACAGCCTGCGCGCCATGATCAAGATGCTGGACGGCATCTCCGACGATGATATCGTCGGCCTCAACATCCCCAACGGCCAGCCGCTGGTGTATGAACTGGATGCCAACCTGAAGCCAATCAAGAGTTACTACCTGGGCGACCAGGCCGCGATCGAAGCGGCGATGAATGCGGTCGCCAGCCAGGGGAAAGCGAAATAAATATCTCGCTGGAGAAAATCCTGGGCATCTGCGTACAGGGCCGTGCCGCCAAGCGGCGGCTGGCGGCTGCCGCGCTGATCCTGGCAGCAACGCTGGGAGGAGTGCTGCCGCTCCCGGCCCAGGCCGCTCCCAAAGCGACCGAGCGCAGCAAGCAGAAACAGGCGGCAGAAGCGCAGCGGGCCGACTTGCGCGAAAAACTCGACGTCCTCAAGCGCGACATCAGCCAGACCGAAACTGAAAAAGACAATGCCAGCGACGCCCTGGCCGATTCCGAAAGCGCCATTTCCAAGGCCAACCGCTCGTTACGCGACCTGAGCACGGAGCAAAGCCAGACCCAAGCCAAACTGGCCCAGCTGGCGAAGAAACACGACGAACTCAGCAAGACCGTGACAACCCAGCAGACCCAACTGGCCAACCTGCTGCGCCAGCAATACTTGGCTGGCAACGAAGACCGCATCAAACTGCTGCTGTCGGGCGACAACCCGAACCGCATCAACCGAGATCTGCAATACATGGGTTATGTGTCGCAGGCGCAAGCCAAGCTACTGGAATCGCTGCGCGCCAACCTGGCGGCGGTCGAAGCCAACCAGACCGAAACCCAGAATGCCAAGGATGACCTGGATGAAATTGCCCAGGAACAACGCGATCAAAAGACCTTGCTGGAAAAAGAAA
This DNA window, taken from Collimonas arenae, encodes the following:
- the secB gene encoding protein-export chaperone SecB; the protein is MAEENQQAEQAAQPVFQIQRVYLKDLSLEQPNSPAIFLEQDAPQIEVAVDVGAEALAEGIFESTVTVTVTAKVKDKVAFLVEGKQAGIFELRNIPTEQLDPLLGIGCPNIVYPYLRANLADAITRAGFPPIHLAEINFEVFYQQRLQALAEQQQKGSGDSIAVDGSTAIN
- a CDS encoding NAD(P)H-dependent glycerol-3-phosphate dehydrogenase translates to MNITVLGAGAWGTALAIALAQRHRVMLWGRNPDTMAAAAAQRENTAYLPGFPLPDNLVLSADFEQAVQHVTTEAVAANSEALLIVASSVAGLRELAQQLKAHPIPNIVWLCKGFEESTRLLPHQIVQQVLGSAIPAAALSGPSFAQEVARGLPCALSVASGHAGLCEQVVAAVHGGHIRVYSTDDLVGVEVGGAVKNILAIATGVADGLGLGLNARAALITRGLAEITRLGVALGGRSETFMGLSGVGDLILTCTGDLSRNRRVGLGLAQGKKLESIVTELGHVAEGVRCAAAVRALAQERGVDMPITNAVAGLLFDGDSLQAVMELLWSRNPREESL
- the gpmA gene encoding 2,3-diphosphoglycerate-dependent phosphoglycerate mutase gives rise to the protein MYKIVLMRHGESTWNLANRFTGWVDVDLTEKGVAEAKQAGNLLKQAGFTFDLAYTSVLKRAIRTLWGTLDEMDLMWLPVKHSWRLNERHYGALQGLNKAETAAKYGDEQVMAWRRSYDTPPLPLEPSDPRTSYNDPRYAGLKREEIPLTECLKDTVARVLPFWNDEIAPAIRSGKRIIISAHGNSLRAMIKMLDGISDDDIVGLNIPNGQPLVYELDANLKPIKSYYLGDQAAIEAAMNAVASQGKAK
- a CDS encoding rhodanese-like domain-containing protein, yielding MKFLIDNIFLVAVAILSGGALLLPLLQKRGNRVTTLQATQFINQGKTLILDVRDSDAFAASHLIDAKNIPLKDLPQRIAELDKFKAKTVVVVCQTGTQSSKAVAQLAQAGFAQAYSLEGGIAAWQTQGLPTVK
- a CDS encoding SH3 domain-containing protein → MKFARIAASATLLLGSLLGLANSAHALDFKAVGAAPVILYDAPSEKGRRVAVAPRGMPVEVVLTYGEWTKVRDASGDLSWLQSKGLVAKRNLQVSVANAKIRANPDDAAPVVFSADKGVLLELVDPVASGWAKVRHRDGQTGYVKATEVWGD
- the grxC gene encoding glutaredoxin 3, with the translated sequence MTAHVVMYSTAVCPYCIRAEQLLKAKGVENIEKIRIDLDPSQRDTMMQKTGRRTVPQIYIGETHVGGFDDLHALDRDGKLEPLLQNA